One Punica granatum isolate Tunisia-2019 chromosome 3, ASM765513v2, whole genome shotgun sequence genomic window carries:
- the LOC116200393 gene encoding uncharacterized protein LOC116200393: MGHGKLVLKFLTKDSLRRTTFEKRKKGLMKKLEEFSILCGVDPERVKQVIDQYFSEGVDRCKKHAKDLPSNGAVRAEDETGGMKKRHLAAKESAVMNTSGMVPMQMDDFKYDNSVHMHMDDYMPLDGIKPPLEFQQLAIPYLPPLMDPNMMINNSMMWSKVGDSSANTSNSNSILANHHNENNYYYNYSLTHRPGS, from the exons ATGGGACACGGGAAATTGGTGCTCAAATTCCTCACCAAGGACAGCTTACGCAGGACAACCTTCGAGAAACGGAAGAAGGGGCTGATGAAGAAGTTAGAGGAGTTTTCAATCCTTTGTGGAGTCGATCCCGAGAGGGTCAAGCAAGTTATCGATCAGTACTTCAGCGAGGGTGTCGATCGGTGCAAAAAGCATGCCAAGGACCTCC CTTCAAACGGGGCTGTCCGGGCTGAGGATGAAACTGGAGGTATGAAAAAGCGACACTTAGCAGCCAAGGAGAGCGCTGTGATGAATACATCGGGGATGGTCCCGATGCAGATGGATGACTTCAAGTACGACAATTCAGTCCATATGCATATGGATGATTACATGCCGTTGGACGGGATAAAGCCTCCTCTGGAGTTCCAACAGCTGGCGATCCCTTACTTGCCTCCATTAATGGACCCAAACATGATGATTAATAATTCGATGATGTGGTCCAAAGTCGGGGACTCTTCGGCCAACACCAGCAATAGCAACAGCATCCTTGCAAATCATCACAATGAGAACAACTACTACTACAACTACTCACTCACTCACCGTCCCGGCTCATAA